Part of the Armatimonadota bacterium genome is shown below.
CCTCCAGGAACGAGAAGCCCCTCGTGCAACTCCTCATGGCCGCACCGTTGCCAGGCCGGTGCCGGGCTCCACGTCCACGACGAGGGTCTGTCCGCGGAATCCCAGTTGCACCGAGCGCCGGGCGCCGTCGGGATACGGAGCCCCAGAACCGGCAAACGCCAGGGCAACGCGCTCGTCGTCAATCAGACAGGGAAGGTCTCCCGGGGTCAGGTTCATGCCAATCCCACCGCGGTATTCCTGCCCGGCATTGGCGACCTTCACGGTCGGTCCTCGCTCCAAGTCGGCCGGGTTCCGATCCACCGGCGATCTGAACGCCACCCTGTAGATGTCGTAGCCGTCAGGCCGGAGGCAGACCTCTACCCGAGGGCCGTCGCCTGACTGGGCGATCGCGGCCTGCTGGGCCAGGCGGAGGTCTCCCTGGAGGAGGAATGCGGCGTTCTGAATCTGGCGCCGGGCGATATAGCCGAGGTAGCCGGGGACGGCAAGGCCCAGCACAGCGGCGATCACCGCGATGGCGATCAGTCCATCGAGGAAGCTGAAGCCCCGCCGCCCTGGGGATACGGACACAGACGCCGACCGACCTCCGGCTGATCTCCGGCCCTGTGCTGCCCGTCATGAGTCCTATGCTGTTCTTCCGCTCCAAGCGGGCGGTTCGACACCCACCCGAAGGCTCCTCCTGGTCACGGGCCGGGAGGCCGGGCTCCGTAGCGGACAGCAGGCACGGGGGTGCTGCTGCGCGGGGACGAGGTCGAGTTCCGCCGTGCCGATTGACCGGCCCCTGGAAGAGATCGCCTACGGCTTTCGGAAGATCTCGTGCGTGCCGACCCGGCGCAGGATACAGGCATCTCCTTCAATGCGACAGGTCAGGCGATAGGCCGAGGTGACGCGCACCTCCCAGATGTCCGGGAGTCCTTCCATCTTGCGGAGGCGCAAAGACGGGTGACCCGGATTCTCCGCCAGCCGCCGCAGCGCCCGGTCAACCCGACGCTGGATTTCCGGCGGCAGGTCGGCGTAGTCGTCGAAGAACCTACGCCCTGCGACGAACCTGAGCGGCATCGTGGAGTTCCCTGATCAGAGCCTCTGCGGATCGGTACCGCGTGACCTTCCCGGCCCGGAGGTCGCGTTCCGCTTCACGCTCCCGCCGCTGCCATCGCTCATGCCACCACCACGCCTGGTCGCCGGGGATGAGTCCCGACTTCACCGCCACAGCCACCTCGTCATCGGTTAGCCCCTTTGACCCACGCACGTCCGCCCGAATCCGCCTGGTCTTTGTACCTGCCGAATTCAGGAGACGCTGCTCCACATGGCTCAGTGACGGTGCGGGAGCCCGGTCTACCACGCGCTTGGGGGTGAGGAGCACCTGACCTCCCTTCGCCTGAACCTCCACCAGATCGCCTGGCTCCAAGCGAAGGCGGCTCGAGATCACCTTTGGAATCGTGATCTGGCGCTTCGGCCCTACGCGAACCAACGGCATGACCGGTCATGGCCTCCTTGACCAACTTCTGGGTATTCTTACTTCTTGAGTGTATCCTACGGGTCTCCCCGAGGACCGTCAAGTACCCGCTCACCGAAACGAGGGCTGGTCCACCTCGAGCGGCCGCTTCGCGACGCCGTTAGGCGCCTGGCGCGGCGGGACGGCATCTCGATGTCCGCGAAGGTGCGCGACCTGGTCACCCGGGCGCTGGAGGACGAGGAGGACGCTGCCCTCGTAGCGCTGGCGGAGCAGCCGGAACGCACGTTCCGCCGTCGGGCCGCGCTGTCGCACCGTCAGGTCTGGGCCGGTGCACCACGCCGCTGACCCGGCCGGATGACCTACCGCCTCCTCTACCACCCAGCGGTGGCCCGGGATGATCTCGCAGCGATCAGCCCCGAGGTCCGAGAGCGTATCGCCCGGGCGGTGGAAACCCGCCTATGCACCGCCCCGGAGCGGTATGGTGTCCCCCTGCGCGGCACCCTGAAGGGGTACTGGAAGCTGCGCGTCGGGGACCACCGGGCTATCTACCGGGTGGTCGGGGATGAGATCTGGATCCTCGCGATCCGTCACCGGCGCGACATGTACGGAGAGGTGCGCGACCTGGTCACCCGGGCGCTGGAGAGGCAGGGTTCCCTGGCACCCCCGGGGTCGTGCATGCTACCATGGCGACGGTGAGCCGATGCACATCAGCGGACAGCAGGCGCGGGACCTCACGGGCGTCGCCGAGAAGCATGGCCTACGCCTGATCGTTGCCTTTGGATCGCGCGTGACCGGTAAGGACCACCCCGATAGCGATCTCGACCTTGCCGTCCTCCCCTCCCCCGGCGCGGAGGTTCCCGTCGGAGCGCTGTCCGCCCTGATCGCAGATCTCGCAGGGATCTTCCCCGGAGTCGAAGTTGACGTCTCGCTCATGCATCAAGCCGACCCCCTGTTCCTCAAGAAGATCTTCGAGACGGGGGTGCTGCTGCACGGCGACGAGGTCGAGTTCCGCCGGCACCGCGTTTACGCGTTCCGACGCTACAGCGAGTACCTCCCCTACCTCCGTATCGAGGAGGCGGCAACGCGGCGGCTGGTCGAGAGGCTGCGCCGTGCCGATTGACCGCGAAGTGCTCATCCGAAAGAGCACGCTGATCGCCGAGGACCTGGTGCGCCTGCGCCAACTGGCCGATCTGCCGGAAGACGATTACCTGGCCCAGTTGCACGTTCAGCTCGCCACGGAGCGCCTGCTGGAGCGCATGATCGGCCGGATGCTCGACGTCAACTATCACGTCGCGGTGGAGATGGGCGGCACAGCGCCGCGGGACTTCTTTGAGTCGTTCCTCAGAATGGCCGAGACGAAAGTCCTGCCGCCGGACTTCGCGCGGCAGATCGCGCATGCCGCCGGCCTGCGCAATCGCCTTGCCCACGAGTACAACGACATTGA
Proteins encoded:
- a CDS encoding DUF86 domain-containing protein; the encoded protein is MSQGSSPESKLTSRSCIKPTPCSSRRSSRRGCCCTATRSSSAGTAFTRSDATASTSPTSVSRRRQRGGWSRGCAVPIDREVLIRKSTLIAEDLVRLRQLADLPEDDYLAQLHVQLATERLLERMIGRMLDVNYHVAVEMGGTAPRDFFESFLRMAETKVLPPDFARQIAHAAGLRNRLAHEYNDIDPHQVYEAAGRALVDIPTYLGHLQRFLDTIP
- a CDS encoding type II toxin-antitoxin system RelE/ParE family toxin, translating into MTYRLLYHPAVARDDLAAISPEVRERIARAVETRLCTAPERYGVPLRGTLKGYWKLRVGDHRAIYRVVGDEIWILAIRHRRDMYGEVRDLVTRALERQGSLAPPGSCMLPWRR
- a CDS encoding AbrB/MazE/SpoVT family DNA-binding domain-containing protein, with amino-acid sequence MPLVRVGPKRQITIPKVISSRLRLEPGDLVEVQAKGGQVLLTPKRVVDRAPAPSLSHVEQRLLNSAGTKTRRIRADVRGSKGLTDDEVAVAVKSGLIPGDQAWWWHERWQRREREAERDLRAGKVTRYRSAEALIRELHDAAQVRRRA
- a CDS encoding nucleotidyltransferase domain-containing protein; the encoded protein is MRSGSSRSVTGATCTERCATWSPGRWRGRVPWHPRGRACYHGDGEPMHISGQQARDLTGVAEKHGLRLIVAFGSRVTGKDHPDSDLDLAVLPSPGAEVPVGALSALIADLAGIFPGVEVDVSLMHQADPLFLKKIFETGVLLHGDEVEFRRHRVYAFRRYSEYLPYLRIEEAATRRLVERLRRAD